One segment of Desulfosudis oleivorans Hxd3 DNA contains the following:
- a CDS encoding ABC transporter ATP-binding protein, with product MIEIKHLNKRFGDFTALSDLSLSVAKGELFGFIGPNGAGKTTTIRILGGILAPTSGSVHVCGIDMAAEPETAKAKIGFIPDRPYLYEKLTAMEFLRFTADLYNVPGAGFSKKAMGMLRQFSLENWSDTLIESFSHGMKQRLIMASALLHDPEVLIVDEPMVGLDPAGIKMVKRLFREMAAAGVAIFMSTHTLSVAQEVCDRVGVIHKGRLIATGDMDDLTRQAHAERTDLEEVFFRLTQEESLNY from the coding sequence ATGATCGAGATCAAACACCTGAATAAGCGATTCGGCGATTTTACGGCCCTTTCCGATCTGTCGCTTTCCGTGGCAAAGGGCGAGCTGTTCGGATTTATCGGCCCCAACGGCGCGGGCAAAACCACCACCATCCGCATTCTGGGCGGTATCCTGGCCCCCACGTCGGGCAGTGTCCATGTGTGCGGCATCGACATGGCAGCCGAACCGGAAACGGCCAAAGCAAAAATCGGCTTTATTCCGGACCGGCCCTACCTGTATGAAAAGCTCACGGCCATGGAGTTTCTGCGCTTTACCGCCGATCTTTACAACGTTCCGGGTGCCGGGTTTTCCAAAAAGGCCATGGGAATGTTGCGGCAATTTTCTCTGGAAAACTGGAGCGACACCCTGATCGAGTCCTTTTCCCACGGCATGAAGCAGCGGCTGATCATGGCCAGTGCCCTGCTGCACGACCCCGAGGTGTTGATCGTGGACGAGCCCATGGTGGGGCTGGACCCGGCGGGCATCAAGATGGTAAAAAGGCTTTTCCGGGAGATGGCGGCGGCCGGGGTGGCGATTTTCATGTCCACCCACACTCTGTCCGTGGCCCAGGAGGTGTGCGACCGTGTGGGGGTGATTCACAAGGGCCGGCTCATTGCCACGGGTGACATGGACGACCTGACCCGGCAGGCCCATGCCGAGCGCACCGACCTGGAAGAGGTTTTTTTTCGGTTGACCCAGGAGGAGAGCCTGAATTATTAA
- the rdgC gene encoding recombination-associated protein RdgC → MGFLSSSVSVVCYQVQGKLARPINETVEQGLKQFTIRNIDNEPSDKAVGWTSFEAPFSADFSGASFSYGTYFLFSLRVDKKSIPAKVVAKCCALEAEKRLKQTQQKVLAKNEKKQIKEKVLHDLALRIPATPGVFDLVWQYEDGRLWFFSTQKGANEELETLFVKTFSLRLVRLFPYTLADLACDLSAPQKDALFKLSPTQFLE, encoded by the coding sequence ATGGGGTTTTTGTCGTCAAGCGTATCGGTTGTCTGCTACCAGGTCCAGGGCAAGCTGGCCCGGCCCATCAACGAGACCGTGGAGCAGGGGCTGAAACAATTTACCATTCGAAACATCGATAACGAGCCGTCAGACAAGGCCGTGGGCTGGACCTCTTTTGAAGCCCCGTTTTCCGCGGATTTTTCCGGGGCCTCGTTTTCCTATGGCACCTATTTCCTCTTTTCCCTGCGCGTGGACAAGAAATCGATTCCCGCCAAGGTGGTGGCCAAGTGCTGCGCCCTGGAGGCGGAAAAGCGGTTGAAACAGACGCAACAGAAGGTGCTGGCCAAAAACGAAAAAAAACAGATCAAGGAGAAGGTCCTCCACGATCTCGCCCTGCGGATACCGGCCACGCCCGGGGTGTTCGACCTGGTGTGGCAGTACGAGGACGGCCGGCTCTGGTTTTTCTCAACCCAGAAGGGGGCCAACGAAGAGCTGGAGACCCTGTTTGTCAAGACCTTTTCCCTGCGCCTGGTGCGGCTGTTTCCCTATACCCTGGCCGACCTGGCCTGCGATCTGTCGGCCCCGCAGAAAGACGCCCTGTTTAAACTGTCACCCACCCAATTTCTGGAGTAG
- a CDS encoding CBS domain-containing protein, whose amino-acid sequence MPDCARDIMVRDFDSINENAPVEQAITKILEGRLRPTGYKTVSLMVTNDMQQLVGVVTLFDILYHLRPTFLNFGIDGEYVAWEGMLEPAVRELKGKQVKNIMSRGAVTASPDDHVMALVDRMVKNKYRRLPVVDNGRLTGIVYVTDVFHYLFKNRNVNG is encoded by the coding sequence ATGCCGGATTGCGCAAGAGACATCATGGTCCGGGACTTTGATTCCATCAACGAGAACGCGCCGGTGGAGCAGGCCATCACCAAGATTCTGGAAGGCCGGCTGCGCCCGACCGGATACAAAACCGTCAGCCTGATGGTGACCAATGACATGCAGCAGCTGGTAGGGGTGGTCACCCTGTTTGACATCCTCTATCACCTGCGGCCCACCTTTTTAAACTTCGGCATCGACGGCGAGTATGTCGCATGGGAAGGCATGCTGGAACCGGCCGTCCGGGAGCTCAAGGGCAAACAGGTAAAAAACATCATGAGCCGGGGCGCGGTCACGGCAAGCCCGGATGATCATGTCATGGCCCTTGTCGACCGCATGGTGAAAAACAAGTACCGCCGCCTGCCGGTGGTGGACAACGGCAGGCTGACGGGCATTGTCTACGTGACCGACGTCTTTCACTACCTTTTCAAAAACAGAAACGTCAACGGATAG
- a CDS encoding MBL fold metallo-hydrolase encodes MVESVFKKIHWLGHDGFRIDGEQVIYIDPYQIAGGPPAGLVLITHEHFDHCSPEDVARIQNPQTVIVTEKDSAAKLSGDIRTVAPGDRLTVGGVAIETVPAYNTDKDFHPKAKGWLGFVFEVDGVRIYHAGDTDRIPEMDRIQADIALLPVSGTYVMTAAQAVEAALAVKPKIAVPMHYGAVAGTADDAQAFKKALEGKVDVRILSKE; translated from the coding sequence ATGGTGGAAAGCGTTTTCAAAAAAATTCACTGGCTGGGGCACGACGGATTCCGCATCGACGGCGAGCAGGTCATCTATATCGATCCCTACCAGATCGCGGGCGGGCCGCCGGCCGGCCTGGTACTGATCACCCATGAACATTTCGACCATTGCAGTCCGGAGGATGTGGCAAGGATCCAGAACCCGCAAACCGTTATCGTTACGGAAAAGGATTCAGCGGCAAAGCTGTCCGGCGACATTCGGACCGTTGCGCCCGGAGACCGCCTGACCGTGGGAGGCGTGGCCATCGAAACGGTGCCGGCCTACAACACGGACAAGGATTTTCATCCAAAGGCCAAAGGGTGGCTGGGTTTTGTTTTTGAGGTGGATGGCGTACGGATTTATCATGCCGGTGACACGGACCGCATTCCCGAGATGGATAGGATTCAGGCCGATATCGCGCTGCTGCCGGTGTCCGGCACCTACGTGATGACCGCGGCCCAGGCGGTGGAAGCGGCCCTGGCTGTTAAACCGAAGATTGCCGTCCCCATGCACTACGGCGCCGTGGCCGGCACCGCCGACGATGCCCAGGCATTTAAAAAGGCCCTTGAGGGTAAAGTGGATGTGCGGATTTTGTCAAAAGAGTAG
- a CDS encoding sensor histidine kinase: MRLFYKVYIFLILMLIVILAGAGYISYRREVSLFNEDMKKDALLLGNALSGMVEHTWKVSGPEKALELIRDANTKERSIGIRWVSLDFPAAGMEAPTVPLKEIAPLLQGEPVSLTMKNANRGLWRFTYIPVPTEAGAHRAIELSESFVLLDQYMKNSLFHFILTAAMILLAAGGVLWYHFKKWIHQPLALFTEKSRRIGQGDLAPDLVVMGRDEFAVLGQTLNDMCRDLSASLETVRRENRRRIEALEQLRHSERLATLGRLSAGMAHEIGTPLNVISGRSRMIRSGDLDRDEVVAFSAIIEEQAQRITKIMQGLLDFARRRKPDKTPQDMETIVKQVLDMLAPAASKARAVFKVIRHGDIPKVPMDTIQVQQVLTNIVLNGIQAMEKGGQLEVELDVERKSHPEADVAAKAYLSIRIKDEGKGIPAEHLQHLFDPFFTTKEVGQGTGLGLSIAYGIIEEHGGWIEVDSTPGQGTCFTVFLPF; the protein is encoded by the coding sequence ATGAGACTGTTTTATAAAGTATATATTTTTCTGATCCTGATGCTGATCGTGATACTGGCGGGTGCCGGCTACATCAGTTATCGTCGTGAAGTTTCCCTCTTTAATGAGGATATGAAAAAAGACGCGCTGCTGCTTGGAAACGCTTTGTCCGGAATGGTTGAGCACACCTGGAAAGTCTCAGGTCCGGAAAAGGCGCTTGAACTGATTCGGGACGCGAATACCAAGGAACGCAGCATCGGTATCCGCTGGGTCAGTCTGGACTTCCCGGCCGCCGGCATGGAGGCGCCGACTGTACCGTTGAAAGAGATCGCTCCCTTGCTGCAAGGGGAGCCCGTTTCCTTGACCATGAAAAACGCGAATCGTGGATTGTGGCGCTTTACTTACATCCCTGTGCCCACAGAAGCTGGCGCTCATCGGGCCATTGAGCTTTCTGAATCATTTGTTCTGCTGGACCAATACATGAAAAACTCGCTGTTCCATTTTATCCTTACAGCGGCAATGATACTGCTGGCCGCCGGCGGGGTGCTCTGGTACCACTTTAAGAAATGGATTCATCAGCCGCTGGCCCTGTTTACCGAGAAATCCCGGCGAATCGGGCAGGGTGACCTGGCTCCTGACCTTGTTGTCATGGGGCGGGACGAGTTTGCCGTTCTGGGGCAGACCTTGAATGACATGTGCCGGGATCTTTCCGCCAGCCTGGAGACGGTTCGCAGGGAAAACAGACGCCGGATCGAAGCGCTTGAGCAGCTGCGCCATTCCGAACGGCTCGCCACACTGGGCCGTTTGTCCGCCGGCATGGCCCATGAAATCGGCACGCCGCTGAATGTCATATCCGGACGGTCCAGGATGATTCGCTCCGGGGATCTTGACCGTGATGAAGTTGTCGCGTTTTCAGCAATCATTGAGGAGCAGGCCCAACGGATAACAAAAATCATGCAGGGCCTGCTGGATTTCGCCCGGCGCAGAAAACCCGACAAGACCCCGCAGGATATGGAAACCATCGTGAAGCAGGTGCTGGATATGCTGGCGCCCGCCGCAAGCAAAGCCAGGGCCGTTTTTAAGGTCATCCGACATGGCGATATACCGAAGGTTCCCATGGACACCATTCAGGTTCAGCAGGTATTGACCAACATAGTGCTCAACGGCATCCAGGCCATGGAGAAGGGAGGGCAGCTGGAAGTCGAGCTTGATGTTGAGAGAAAAAGCCATCCTGAAGCGGATGTGGCGGCTAAGGCATATCTGTCGATTCGCATCAAAGATGAAGGAAAGGGAATTCCGGCGGAACATCTCCAGCATCTTTTTGATCCCTTTTTTACCACCAAGGAAGTGGGCCAGGGCACCGGACTCGGGCTTTCCATCGCTTATGGCATCATTGAGGAGCATGGCGGATGGATTGAAGTGGACAGCACACCCGGCCAAGGCACCTGCTTTACCGTTTTTCTGCCGTTTTAG
- a CDS encoding SagB/ThcOx family dehydrogenase: MNRMLNHYHRITGYDRHAMVPHSLDWENQPSPCKIYQGLGGVDLADVSLLNDTLFSDVMESLTPAAAGRTMSLEALSRACLLANGPTGRSRQGDGWFYYRSAPSAGALYPNELYLVWPGAPDLEAGVYHVDVHNRRLTRLRRGGFAPFLRSACPAFGKAVRAVFVVSALFFRSAWKYRKRAYRYVLLDGGHLAESTRLALAAAGFSASVVYDFNDAGLNRLLGLDEKREGAIACIGINGPAIPETPGTQDVDNLPGNVLQAGRVSSREKIYPEIVKVHADSSACGPSAAVPRIGANDLGLAIESWQPVSGSGGLRAAPWKMGYAEAVVRRRSRRNFVPARLSAVQFSGLLESICRAYLSPDREHPAGACGTICTGFLCRNAEGLEPGFYLVDPEKRQIGRAGSGDLTVAMTDACLNQAWLKNAALHFVFMTNLEILDQDLGSRGYRHAMMSAGRLGHVLYLSATALGLGCCGIGAFYDREAEQILGLNPPSAMLYLVGVGPVPDRG, from the coding sequence ATGAACCGGATGCTCAATCACTACCACCGTATCACCGGGTATGACCGTCATGCCATGGTCCCCCATTCGCTGGACTGGGAAAACCAGCCGTCGCCCTGCAAGATTTACCAGGGTCTTGGGGGGGTGGATCTGGCTGACGTCTCCTTGCTGAATGACACGCTCTTTTCAGATGTGATGGAAAGCCTGACGCCTGCGGCTGCAGGCCGGACGATGAGCCTTGAAGCCCTTTCCAGGGCCTGCCTGCTCGCCAATGGACCGACCGGCCGTTCCCGGCAGGGCGATGGCTGGTTTTACTACCGCAGCGCCCCGTCGGCCGGGGCGCTTTATCCCAACGAGCTCTACCTGGTCTGGCCGGGAGCCCCTGACCTGGAGGCGGGTGTTTACCATGTGGATGTGCATAACCGGCGGTTGACCCGCCTGCGCCGGGGCGGTTTTGCGCCTTTCCTGCGTTCGGCCTGCCCGGCTTTCGGCAAGGCAGTCAGGGCGGTCTTTGTCGTGTCGGCCCTGTTTTTCAGAAGCGCCTGGAAGTATCGAAAGCGGGCTTACCGGTACGTGCTGCTGGACGGCGGGCACCTTGCGGAGAGTACCCGCCTGGCCCTGGCAGCGGCGGGGTTTAGCGCATCCGTGGTTTATGATTTTAACGATGCCGGTCTCAACCGGCTGCTGGGGCTGGATGAAAAGCGGGAAGGGGCGATTGCCTGTATCGGGATCAACGGCCCGGCCATACCGGAAACACCTGGCACACAGGACGTTGATAACCTGCCCGGCAATGTGCTACAGGCCGGTCGCGTGTCAAGCCGGGAGAAGATATACCCAGAGATCGTAAAAGTTCATGCCGACAGCAGCGCCTGTGGGCCATCGGCTGCGGTGCCACGTATCGGTGCAAACGACCTTGGCCTTGCAATCGAATCGTGGCAGCCGGTTTCCGGATCGGGCGGGTTGCGTGCCGCGCCCTGGAAGATGGGCTATGCGGAAGCAGTGGTCCGTCGCCGGTCCCGGCGTAATTTTGTGCCGGCGCGGCTTTCCGCCGTGCAATTTTCCGGCCTGCTGGAATCAATCTGCCGGGCGTATCTGTCGCCGGACCGGGAGCATCCGGCCGGGGCCTGTGGCACGATCTGTACCGGATTTTTATGCCGGAACGCAGAAGGACTGGAGCCGGGGTTTTACCTGGTTGACCCGGAAAAGCGGCAAATCGGGCGGGCCGGGTCCGGGGACCTGACCGTCGCCATGACCGACGCCTGCCTTAATCAGGCGTGGCTGAAAAACGCGGCCCTTCATTTTGTTTTCATGACAAACCTGGAAATCCTGGATCAGGATCTGGGTTCAAGGGGATACCGCCATGCCATGATGAGCGCCGGCCGCTTGGGCCATGTGCTTTACCTTTCGGCCACGGCGCTGGGGCTTGGCTGCTGCGGCATCGGCGCGTTTTACGACCGGGAGGCCGAACAGATACTGGGGCTAAACCCGCCATCAGCCATGCTTTACCTGGTGGGAGTCGGGCCGGTGCCGGACCGGGGCTGA
- the pyk gene encoding pyruvate kinase — protein MQTKLIATIGPRSRDRAVIEKLVAVGVTIFRLNFSHAGPGDFADVIQSVREIEQQTGTILTLMGDLSGPKIRIGEVAGAPLSVATGQLVRLGPARAKGAFGDALYLPLELAEILEQLKPGAPVILSDGIPVFRVRKRLDTEAGPVFELETQNSGLVSSNKGISFPGLAIDLPALTAKDRSDVAAALDVGIDALALSFVQKSQDVVDLKKEMEHHGRQVPVIVKIERMNAIDHFQEIVAEADVIMVARGDLGLECSLPALPVIQKRIIDMCAEHQKPVVVATQMLLSMVHNPLPTRAEVADVANAIMDGADAVMLSEETAVGEYPVEAAGMLAQVAEHTERFMAEKMGGPRRPRGKEQVGKHLAYSACLVADHAGSRALACHTVSGHTAATLSACRPARTVYALSPHLEALRYANFLWGVKPVHVDDRIADHLDRVEHFISTSGAFVPGESIVITSGQPTPGQRHNDTNQIKIYYKGNT, from the coding sequence ATGCAGACCAAACTGATTGCAACCATCGGACCCCGCTCCAGGGACCGGGCTGTTATTGAAAAGCTGGTGGCGGTCGGCGTCACGATATTCAGGTTGAATTTTTCCCATGCCGGTCCCGGCGACTTTGCCGACGTGATTCAATCGGTCCGTGAAATCGAACAGCAGACCGGCACCATCCTCACCCTGATGGGCGACCTGAGCGGCCCCAAGATCCGCATCGGCGAGGTGGCCGGGGCTCCTCTGTCGGTTGCCACCGGCCAACTGGTGCGCCTGGGTCCGGCCCGGGCAAAGGGAGCCTTTGGCGACGCGCTCTACCTGCCCCTGGAGCTTGCCGAAATTTTAGAACAGCTGAAACCGGGCGCCCCGGTGATCCTGAGCGACGGCATTCCGGTTTTCCGGGTCCGGAAACGGCTTGACACGGAAGCGGGCCCGGTTTTTGAACTGGAGACACAAAACAGCGGACTGGTATCGTCCAACAAGGGCATCTCCTTTCCCGGCCTGGCCATTGACCTGCCGGCCCTGACGGCCAAGGACCGGTCGGATGTGGCTGCCGCCCTGGATGTCGGCATCGACGCCCTGGCCCTCTCCTTTGTCCAGAAAAGCCAGGACGTGGTGGACCTAAAAAAGGAGATGGAACACCACGGCCGGCAAGTGCCGGTGATTGTCAAAATCGAACGCATGAACGCCATCGACCACTTTCAGGAGATTGTAGCCGAGGCCGACGTTATCATGGTGGCCCGGGGAGACCTGGGTCTGGAGTGTTCCCTTCCGGCCCTGCCTGTAATTCAGAAGCGGATCATCGACATGTGCGCCGAACACCAGAAGCCCGTGGTGGTGGCCACGCAGATGCTGCTCTCCATGGTACACAACCCCCTTCCCACCCGGGCCGAAGTCGCGGATGTGGCCAACGCCATCATGGACGGGGCCGACGCGGTGATGCTGTCCGAGGAAACAGCGGTGGGCGAATATCCGGTGGAGGCGGCCGGCATGCTGGCCCAGGTAGCGGAGCACACGGAACGGTTCATGGCGGAAAAGATGGGCGGCCCCCGGCGGCCCCGGGGCAAAGAGCAGGTGGGCAAGCACCTGGCCTACTCGGCCTGCCTGGTGGCCGACCATGCCGGCAGCCGGGCCCTTGCCTGCCACACGGTCAGCGGCCATACCGCGGCCACCCTGTCGGCCTGCCGTCCCGCCCGGACCGTTTACGCCCTGTCACCTCACCTGGAGGCCTTGCGGTACGCCAACTTTCTGTGGGGCGTCAAGCCGGTCCATGTGGATGACCGGATCGCCGACCACCTGGACCGGGTGGAACACTTCATCAGCACATCCGGCGCCTTTGTCCCGGGCGAGAGCATCGTGATCACGTCGGGCCAGCCCACGCCGGGCCAGCGGCATAACGATACCAACCAGATAAAAATATACTACAAGGGGAATACCTGA
- a CDS encoding response regulator, which yields MKKDRKVQHHMDPYRVLVAEDDYEMRKLLAGTLKDSGYDVVECPDGMAMLTHLAAFLLPDEFSQEKIDLIISDVRMPGITGMEVLEGKPRHRAFPPMILITAFGDDQTHAMAAQFGAAAMLDKPFDMDDLLGKMTEILH from the coding sequence ATGAAAAAAGACAGAAAGGTACAACACCACATGGATCCCTACCGTGTTCTGGTTGCAGAGGATGATTATGAAATGAGAAAGCTTCTGGCCGGAACGCTTAAAGATTCCGGTTATGATGTGGTGGAGTGTCCGGACGGAATGGCCATGCTGACGCATCTGGCCGCCTTTCTGCTGCCGGATGAGTTTTCGCAGGAAAAGATCGATCTGATTATTTCCGATGTTCGTATGCCCGGCATCACCGGAATGGAGGTGCTGGAAGGAAAACCCCGACATCGCGCATTTCCGCCCATGATCCTGATTACCGCTTTTGGCGACGACCAGACCCACGCAATGGCGGCGCAGTTCGGAGCAGCTGCCATGCTCGACAAACCGTTTGACATGGATGACCTGCTGGGGAAAATGACAGAGATCCTCCATTGA
- a CDS encoding DUF362 domain-containing protein codes for MISILSYRDHSTTSRAIDLCAGFEHLKSGDRIIIKPNAVGADPGMPYYGMMTTATVVEGIVRALLDFGCRPENITIGDGGAVRRELGLNTRIILTAMGMRHIARTHGVKMIDFNEAPMKTVECGTLQLGIARPVLEADFLINVPVPKYHDQTGVTLSLKNLKGCLAPAAKRSCHTARLEDHIAAFNTKIPCHLTVMDGIYFLRGGGPMIDSGEPCRKNMIMAGTDRIEMDSAAAWILGVDPKTVRHLTTYARLMDREGDVGRVTWAGEDPEPFREPSFDGEMEVFGHNFQRAGIRGIRILPPGQTWCTGCNISLRAALYMLCKDNPGHDFGDVEIVCGKQARAAGDAARTILFGDCPVKTHARNTKTRERLELSGCPPSFIKAYPAMMRFLLPPPKAGWQVGKNLTLGGLTHTGLYRMRFPFFDEMTRSAQFDPTDFYRKR; via the coding sequence ATGATTTCGATTCTGAGCTACAGGGACCATTCGACCACAAGCCGGGCCATTGACCTGTGCGCCGGTTTTGAGCACTTAAAATCCGGAGACCGGATCATTATCAAGCCCAATGCCGTGGGGGCCGATCCCGGCATGCCGTATTACGGCATGATGACCACGGCCACCGTGGTGGAAGGCATTGTCCGCGCTCTGCTGGACTTCGGGTGCCGGCCGGAAAATATCACCATCGGCGACGGCGGCGCTGTCCGCAGGGAGCTGGGATTGAATACCCGCATCATATTGACAGCCATGGGCATGCGGCACATCGCCCGAACCCATGGTGTTAAAATGATCGACTTTAATGAAGCTCCCATGAAGACGGTGGAATGCGGCACCCTGCAACTGGGAATCGCCCGGCCGGTGCTGGAGGCCGATTTCCTGATCAATGTACCGGTGCCCAAATACCACGACCAGACCGGCGTCACCCTCTCTTTGAAGAACCTCAAGGGGTGCCTGGCCCCGGCTGCCAAGCGCAGCTGTCACACGGCCCGGCTGGAGGACCATATCGCCGCTTTTAACACAAAGATCCCCTGCCACCTCACGGTCATGGACGGAATCTATTTTCTGCGGGGAGGCGGCCCCATGATCGACTCCGGCGAACCCTGCCGGAAGAACATGATCATGGCCGGCACCGACCGTATCGAAATGGATTCAGCCGCCGCCTGGATTCTGGGGGTCGATCCCAAAACCGTGCGGCACCTGACAACGTATGCCCGGCTTATGGACAGGGAGGGCGACGTGGGCCGGGTGACGTGGGCCGGGGAAGACCCGGAGCCGTTTCGGGAACCCTCCTTTGACGGGGAGATGGAGGTGTTCGGTCACAATTTCCAGCGGGCCGGCATTCGCGGCATTCGCATTCTGCCGCCGGGCCAGACCTGGTGCACGGGCTGCAACATCAGCCTGCGGGCCGCCCTGTACATGCTTTGCAAGGACAATCCGGGTCACGATTTCGGTGATGTGGAGATTGTCTGCGGCAAGCAGGCCCGGGCCGCCGGCGATGCCGCCCGCACCATCCTGTTCGGTGACTGTCCCGTAAAAACCCATGCCAGAAACACGAAAACGCGGGAGCGCCTGGAACTTTCCGGGTGCCCGCCGTCGTTTATAAAAGCCTATCCGGCCATGATGCGGTTTCTGCTGCCGCCCCCGAAGGCCGGATGGCAGGTGGGAAAAAACCTGACCCTGGGCGGGCTGACCCATACCGGGCTCTACCGGATGCGGTTTCCGTTTTTCGATGAGATGACCCGCTCAGCCCAGTTCGATCCCACTGATTTTTACCGGAAACGATAA
- a CDS encoding 30S ribosomal protein S1 → MTHHDHDDESSKTDKGEETEDFAALLESYMTDMKPEVRVGDKITGEIIAIGKDAVFFNTGTKSDGVVEKAELLDENGELPHKVGDRLDLYVVDTRDGEIRLSKAMGAGSGVDMLYEAHQNRIPVEGKVIETCKGGFRIQVMGQTAFCPVSQMDVHYVEKPEEFVGAVFPFLIERIEARGKNLVVNRRRLLEQEQAEQREKFLAQARPGDIVDGRVVRIMPYGAFMELQPGVEGMVHISELSWSRVGDPSEVTAVGEVLPVRILAIDRTGSKTGGLKISLSAKQAAVDPWKTVGEKYKEGDKIEGKVTRCADFGAFVEVEPGIEGLVHISEMSHTRRVVKAEDVARPGDRVAVMVTSVDPVNRRLSLSIKAAEGDPWLTVANRMAVGQTVSGTVERVLDFGCFISLAPGVTGLMPRSSMERAADPKAMEKLKADDPVTVKIETINLADKKISLAPADAEGASDWKQYTGNEPRQAGGLGDLGQKLQAAMKTKK, encoded by the coding sequence ATGACACACCATGACCATGACGATGAATCGTCAAAGACCGACAAGGGCGAAGAGACCGAAGATTTTGCAGCTTTGCTGGAATCCTACATGACCGACATGAAACCGGAAGTCCGGGTGGGAGACAAAATCACCGGTGAAATCATCGCCATCGGCAAGGACGCCGTCTTTTTCAACACCGGCACCAAGTCAGACGGAGTGGTGGAAAAAGCCGAGCTGCTGGATGAAAACGGGGAACTTCCCCACAAGGTGGGGGACCGGCTGGACCTCTACGTGGTGGACACCCGGGACGGCGAAATCCGCCTGTCCAAAGCCATGGGCGCGGGCTCAGGCGTTGACATGCTTTACGAGGCCCATCAAAACCGGATTCCGGTGGAGGGTAAGGTCATTGAAACCTGCAAAGGCGGGTTCCGGATCCAGGTCATGGGCCAGACCGCCTTCTGTCCGGTGAGCCAGATGGATGTTCACTACGTTGAAAAGCCCGAAGAGTTCGTGGGCGCCGTCTTTCCCTTTCTCATCGAGCGCATTGAGGCAAGAGGCAAAAACCTGGTGGTCAACCGCCGCCGCCTGCTGGAGCAGGAGCAGGCCGAACAGCGGGAGAAATTCCTGGCACAGGCCCGGCCCGGCGATATTGTCGACGGCAGGGTGGTCCGCATCATGCCCTATGGCGCTTTTATGGAGCTTCAGCCCGGCGTGGAAGGCATGGTCCACATCTCCGAACTGAGCTGGTCCCGGGTGGGTGATCCTTCCGAAGTGACCGCCGTGGGCGAGGTGCTGCCGGTCCGCATTCTTGCCATCGACAGGACGGGCAGCAAGACCGGGGGGCTGAAGATATCCCTGTCGGCCAAACAGGCCGCTGTTGATCCCTGGAAAACCGTTGGGGAAAAATATAAAGAGGGCGACAAGATAGAGGGCAAGGTCACCCGGTGCGCCGATTTCGGTGCCTTTGTGGAGGTGGAGCCCGGCATCGAAGGGCTGGTGCATATCAGTGAGATGAGCCATACCCGACGGGTGGTCAAGGCCGAAGATGTGGCCCGGCCCGGGGACCGGGTGGCGGTGATGGTCACATCGGTGGACCCGGTCAACCGGCGACTGTCTCTAAGTATCAAGGCGGCCGAGGGCGACCCCTGGCTCACCGTTGCCAACCGGATGGCTGTGGGCCAGACCGTTTCCGGCACCGTGGAACGGGTCCTGGACTTCGGCTGTTTTATATCCCTGGCGCCGGGCGTCACCGGGCTGATGCCCCGGTCCAGCATGGAACGGGCCGCCGATCCAAAGGCCATGGAAAAGCTGAAAGCCGATGACCCGGTGACGGTAAAAATCGAGACCATCAACCTTGCCGACAAGAAAATCTCGCTGGCCCCGGCGGATGCCGAGGGGGCCTCGGACTGGAAGCAGTACACCGGTAACGAACCCAGGCAGGCCGGTGGCCTTGGAGACCTGGGGCAGAAACTCCAGGCGGCCATGAAGACAAAAAAATAG